From Chryseobacterium gallinarum, one genomic window encodes:
- a CDS encoding DNA topoisomerase IV subunit B, whose product MSQEINPTYSEDNIRTLDWQEHIRLRPGMYIGKLGDGSSADDGIYILLKEILDNSIDEFRMKAGKRIEIKLDDGKVTIRDFGRGIPLGKVVDAVSKMNTGGKYDSKAFKKSVGLNGVGTKAVNALSDYFRVRSFRDGKMKAAEFSRGIIKENFDEKDTSDRNGTEISFIPDGEIFLHFKYRKEYIERMLRNYAYLNPGLKILFNGETYYSENGLKDLLEEELESDILYPIVHLKDDDIEVAITHSDKSQTETYFSFVNGQNTTQGGTHLNAFREAYVKTIREFFNKNFDASDIRKSIIAAISINVEEPVFESQTKTKLGSNDMGPNGPTVRTFIIDFLKSKLDNFLHKNPEIAEAIQRKILISERERKELSGIQKLARERAKKVSLHNKKLRDCRQHYNDQKAERKGDTQIFITEGDSASGSITKSRDVETQAVFSLKGKPLNCYGLTKKVVYENEEFNLLQAALNIEESLEDLRYNQVIIATDADVDGMHIRLLMITFFLQFFPDLIKNNHLYILQTPLFRVRNKKETRYCYTEAERIKALNELGKNPEITRFKGLGEISPDEFKHFIGKDIRLEPVVIGKDQTIDQLLEFYMGKNTPDRQTFILENLVVEDPDIDKKEILDEVAG is encoded by the coding sequence ATGTCACAAGAAATAAATCCAACCTATTCCGAAGATAATATCAGAACCCTGGATTGGCAGGAACATATCCGTCTGCGCCCCGGCATGTACATCGGGAAGCTGGGCGATGGCTCCTCTGCTGATGACGGGATTTATATTTTGCTTAAAGAAATCCTGGACAACTCTATCGATGAGTTCAGGATGAAAGCAGGTAAAAGAATTGAAATAAAACTGGACGACGGTAAAGTTACCATCCGCGATTTTGGACGTGGAATTCCGCTGGGAAAAGTAGTGGATGCTGTTTCCAAAATGAATACCGGGGGTAAATACGACAGTAAGGCCTTCAAAAAATCCGTAGGATTGAACGGGGTCGGTACCAAAGCCGTAAACGCACTTTCAGATTATTTCCGGGTGCGCTCTTTCCGTGACGGAAAAATGAAAGCGGCTGAGTTCTCCCGGGGGATTATCAAAGAAAACTTTGATGAAAAAGATACCTCGGACAGAAACGGTACCGAAATTTCATTCATCCCTGACGGAGAAATATTCCTGCACTTTAAATACAGAAAAGAGTATATCGAAAGAATGCTCCGGAATTATGCGTACCTGAATCCGGGATTGAAGATTCTCTTCAACGGAGAAACCTATTATTCGGAAAATGGGCTTAAAGACCTTTTGGAAGAAGAACTGGAAAGCGATATCCTTTATCCTATCGTTCATTTGAAGGATGACGATATTGAAGTGGCCATTACCCATTCTGATAAATCGCAGACAGAAACCTATTTTTCATTTGTAAATGGACAGAATACCACTCAGGGGGGAACTCACCTTAATGCCTTCCGCGAGGCTTACGTAAAAACCATCCGTGAGTTTTTTAATAAAAATTTTGATGCATCCGATATCAGGAAATCTATTATTGCAGCTATTTCCATCAACGTGGAAGAACCGGTTTTTGAATCTCAGACAAAAACAAAGTTAGGTTCCAACGATATGGGCCCTAATGGTCCTACTGTAAGAACCTTCATTATTGATTTCCTGAAAAGCAAACTGGATAATTTTCTTCATAAAAACCCGGAAATTGCAGAAGCCATTCAAAGGAAGATCCTGATCTCGGAAAGAGAAAGAAAGGAACTATCCGGAATTCAAAAACTGGCAAGAGAGAGAGCCAAAAAAGTATCCCTTCATAATAAAAAACTGCGTGACTGCAGACAGCATTATAACGATCAGAAAGCCGAAAGAAAGGGCGATACCCAAATATTTATAACAGAGGGAGATTCTGCATCCGGTTCAATTACAAAATCCAGGGACGTGGAAACACAGGCCGTATTTTCACTAAAAGGAAAGCCGCTAAATTGCTATGGGCTTACCAAAAAAGTGGTGTATGAAAATGAAGAATTTAATCTTCTTCAGGCAGCCCTGAATATCGAAGAAAGTCTGGAGGATCTCAGATACAATCAGGTGATTATTGCTACCGATGCCGATGTAGACGGAATGCACATCCGCCTGCTGATGATCACCTTCTTCCTGCAGTTTTTTCCTGACCTGATCAAGAACAACCATCTTTATATTCTTCAGACCCCGCTTTTCAGGGTCAGAAATAAAAAAGAAACACGATACTGCTATACGGAAGCAGAGAGAATAAAAGCCCTGAATGAGCTCGGAAAAAATCCTGAGATTACCCGGTTCAAGGGACTGGGAGAAATTTCTCCCGATGAATTCAAACACTTTATCGGCAAGGATATCCGTTTGGAACCTGTAGTGATAGGAAAAGATCAGACTATTGATCAGCTTCTGGAGTTCTATATGGGTAAAAATACACCGGACAGACAAACCTTTATTCTGGAAAATCTGGTGGTGGAAGATCCGGATATTGATAAAAAGGAAATTTTAGATGAAGTAGCCGGTTGA
- a CDS encoding LytR/AlgR family response regulator transcription factor, with product MKTKIQACIIDDEQDGRDYISLLLQNEFPEIQISFLASSVEEAYIYLSRHSPDILFLDVQLKDGTAFDLLSKFREIRSQIIFITAFENFAIQAIKNGAADYLLKPIRKIDFIVAVHKTLENIAKTKTAISSSSGRNKISLPTLQGFKLTDIDDIIRCEADSSYTTFYLIDKTKILVSKTLHEFEEFLTEHNFFRIHHKHLINLTHLKEYIKGKGGQVVMTDNSVLDVSVRKKNDFLTRVEQMD from the coding sequence ATGAAAACTAAAATACAAGCATGCATCATTGATGATGAACAGGACGGAAGAGATTATATTTCGCTTTTGCTACAAAACGAGTTTCCTGAAATCCAGATCAGCTTTCTCGCATCCAGTGTAGAGGAGGCATATATTTATCTCTCCAGGCATTCTCCGGATATCCTTTTTCTGGATGTACAGCTTAAAGACGGAACCGCATTTGATTTACTTTCAAAATTCAGGGAAATCAGATCACAGATTATTTTCATTACAGCATTTGAGAATTTTGCCATTCAGGCTATAAAAAACGGAGCGGCAGATTACCTGCTGAAACCCATCAGGAAAATAGATTTTATTGTTGCAGTACATAAAACACTGGAAAACATTGCCAAAACAAAAACTGCCATAAGTTCTTCTTCCGGAAGAAATAAGATCAGCCTCCCTACCCTGCAAGGATTCAAGCTCACTGATATTGATGATATTATACGCTGTGAAGCTGACAGCAGCTATACCACGTTCTACCTGATTGATAAAACTAAAATCCTGGTCTCCAAAACCCTGCATGAGTTTGAGGAATTCCTGACCGAGCATAATTTTTTCAGAATTCATCATAAGCATCTTATCAATCTTACGCATCTGAAAGAATATATAAAAGGTAAAGGGGGGCAGGTAGTGATGACAGATAATTCTGTACTGGATGTTTCTGTGCGTAAGAAGAATGATTTTTTAACGAGAGTTGAGCAGATGGATTAA
- a CDS encoding sensor histidine kinase, whose protein sequence is MKKSTLFISFLLLIFLSPFFFPQIPGLVNYGEESGLNNSYTYNLSQDHNGFIWVGSDNGFFRFDGKEFIQYSKKSGLKNLEILSSLPLDNGEIFIFPFLNDFAYLKNGQIINSDSNKELRKIHFKYNANYSYDHQSIYIFTSYNPENIYVFKNEKVTTIPLHFNTRNSSDIYYALTLDPATHLLYLSNKNNSKENILAYDIFTGKKTTCNIPLGKEVTLYRKDDFFIFKEKRKIMIYQLCNKFIFKKIQTYSVKENIHQVIVDKNYRIWLCIEEGGALYFRETLKDHKKLTTPIPFLSGNIINHLMVDRDNNTWFSTRNNGVYFITEKFLKSYVHLPVRNNSAYITAISKNDNNILLGYNESKAGIYNSHAIRDLVFEENRKIEHKAIVSDSNMVFFGLSRSLVQYNMATGQKQILGDFNLKSIVPYTNNSILICSSEGLTSYHYPSRQYTEMIRQERVYTALPYDKDSLFAGSFKDLYKFNTKTKEKKLFLEDYYFTDLKKLSSTVYVGATNRNGIIIFTNHKILHKLSENTGLPTNQIKKIEVENEKAFWASTNSGLSRVEITGSRFRINNFTQPDGLPSNLVAGCVIKNDTIYVGTSKGLGILSVKDLLMQQKLFEKKAIINSVMIGHKEFFNVNQKFISQAPENDIMFNLSFPDYVSQGKIRYKYKVEGLGESWLISSSPKIILNSVPPGEYILKVFGLGYNGRQATIPTEMYFEIKPQFWQTWWFRTLLIVGGTALLFILINWYFQKKRNKKLETLYYEKKIAELELQAIKAQINPHFIYNCLNSIQFLLYKKDYEETENYLNIFSQMIRKTLYYSEKTFMPVKEEVEYLSLYLNMEKLRLKEQFEYTIKVSETVNENWVIPSLLIQPFVENAIKHGIASITDRKGKIGIFFDYINASLCITIEDNGVGINSVNQSITKTGSFGVRLSQKRIETFKQLFETHITLEIKSFPEQESKHGTQIKLYITPYEN, encoded by the coding sequence GTGAAAAAATCAACCTTATTTATTTCATTTTTATTATTAATTTTTCTCAGTCCGTTCTTTTTCCCACAAATTCCAGGATTGGTTAATTACGGTGAAGAGAGTGGATTGAATAATTCGTATACCTATAATCTGAGCCAGGACCACAATGGCTTTATCTGGGTGGGAAGCGATAACGGATTCTTCAGGTTTGATGGAAAAGAATTTATACAATACAGTAAAAAAAGTGGTTTAAAGAACCTTGAAATCCTATCCTCTCTTCCCCTTGACAATGGTGAAATCTTTATATTTCCTTTTTTAAATGATTTTGCTTATCTGAAAAATGGTCAAATCATAAACTCAGATTCCAATAAAGAGCTCAGAAAAATACATTTTAAGTATAATGCCAACTATTCTTATGATCATCAGTCGATTTATATTTTTACCAGCTATAATCCCGAAAATATTTATGTCTTTAAAAATGAAAAAGTTACAACAATCCCTTTGCATTTCAACACTCGCAATTCTTCAGATATTTATTATGCCCTTACTTTAGACCCTGCGACCCATCTGCTTTATTTATCCAATAAGAATAATAGTAAAGAAAACATTCTGGCTTATGATATTTTTACCGGTAAGAAAACAACGTGCAATATTCCTTTGGGAAAAGAAGTGACACTCTACAGAAAAGACGATTTTTTTATATTTAAAGAGAAAAGAAAAATTATGATCTACCAGCTCTGCAACAAATTTATTTTTAAGAAAATTCAAACTTATTCTGTCAAAGAAAATATTCATCAGGTTATTGTTGATAAAAATTACAGGATATGGCTTTGCATAGAAGAAGGAGGTGCGTTATATTTCAGGGAAACCTTAAAGGATCATAAGAAACTGACCACTCCCATACCATTTCTTTCCGGAAATATCATTAACCATCTTATGGTTGACAGAGATAACAACACCTGGTTTTCTACCAGGAATAATGGTGTTTATTTCATCACAGAGAAGTTTTTGAAGAGCTATGTTCATCTGCCTGTCCGAAATAATTCTGCCTATATTACAGCCATTTCGAAAAATGATAATAACATACTCCTGGGATACAACGAATCTAAAGCCGGTATTTACAATTCCCATGCAATCAGGGATCTTGTATTTGAAGAAAACAGAAAAATTGAACACAAAGCCATTGTTTCAGATAGTAATATGGTCTTCTTCGGTCTCAGCAGAAGTCTTGTACAATACAATATGGCTACAGGGCAAAAGCAGATTTTAGGGGATTTTAACCTTAAAAGTATTGTCCCTTATACCAATAATTCCATTCTCATTTGCTCTTCTGAAGGACTTACCTCCTATCACTATCCCAGCCGTCAATATACTGAAATGATCAGGCAGGAAAGAGTGTATACAGCTTTACCCTATGACAAGGACAGTCTTTTTGCCGGCAGCTTTAAAGACCTGTATAAATTCAATACAAAGACAAAAGAAAAAAAATTGTTCCTGGAAGATTATTATTTTACAGATCTGAAAAAACTAAGCAGTACCGTATATGTAGGTGCTACCAACCGGAATGGAATTATTATTTTCACCAATCATAAAATCCTGCATAAATTAAGCGAAAATACAGGTTTGCCTACCAATCAAATCAAAAAAATAGAAGTTGAAAATGAAAAGGCTTTCTGGGCAAGCACCAATTCGGGACTCAGCAGAGTTGAAATCACAGGATCCCGTTTCAGAATCAATAATTTTACCCAGCCGGACGGACTGCCTTCTAATTTAGTCGCAGGCTGTGTTATAAAGAATGACACCATCTATGTAGGTACTTCTAAAGGACTGGGCATTTTATCTGTTAAAGATCTCCTTATGCAACAAAAGCTGTTTGAGAAAAAAGCCATTATTAATTCTGTGATGATCGGGCATAAAGAGTTTTTCAATGTCAATCAAAAGTTTATCAGCCAGGCTCCCGAAAATGATATCATGTTTAATTTAAGTTTCCCGGATTATGTATCACAGGGGAAAATACGTTATAAATATAAAGTGGAAGGACTGGGTGAAAGCTGGCTGATCAGCAGCTCTCCCAAAATCATTTTAAACTCTGTTCCACCAGGCGAATATATATTAAAAGTTTTCGGATTGGGCTATAATGGTAGGCAGGCAACTATCCCTACAGAAATGTATTTCGAAATCAAACCTCAGTTCTGGCAGACATGGTGGTTCAGAACGTTGCTTATAGTGGGCGGAACTGCTCTCCTTTTCATCCTCATTAACTGGTATTTTCAGAAGAAACGGAACAAAAAGCTGGAAACATTATATTATGAAAAGAAAATTGCAGAACTCGAACTTCAGGCCATTAAAGCCCAGATTAATCCGCACTTTATTTACAACTGCCTGAATTCCATCCAATTCCTGCTGTATAAAAAAGATTATGAAGAGACGGAGAATTACCTTAATATTTTCTCCCAGATGATCAGGAAAACCCTATACTATTCTGAAAAAACATTTATGCCGGTCAAAGAAGAAGTAGAATATCTTTCTTTATACCTGAATATGGAAAAATTACGTTTAAAAGAACAGTTTGAATACACTATAAAAGTCTCGGAGACCGTGAATGAAAACTGGGTCATTCCTTCATTGCTGATACAACCCTTTGTGGAAAATGCCATTAAGCATGGTATTGCCAGCATCACGGACAGAAAAGGAAAAATCGGGATTTTTTTCGATTATATCAATGCTTCGCTTTGTATCACGATTGAAGATAACGGAGTGGGTATAAACAGTGTCAATCAATCCATTACAAAAACCGGTTCATTTGGGGTCAGGTTATCTCAAAAGAGGATTGAAACATTTAAACAACTTTTTGAGACTCATATCACACTGGAGATCAAAAGCTTTCCTGAACAGGAATCTAAACACGGAACTCAAATCAAACTCTATATTACGCCTTATGAAAACTAA